A window of Lacibacter sediminis contains these coding sequences:
- a CDS encoding carboxylate-amine ligase, with protein MGNINYKQFTLGVEEEYMVYDPITRELKSHEQKIVSEGQKVIKDKVKAEMHQAVVEVGTDICKDIDEAYADVSLLRKTISGIAGTIGLKVGASGTHPFSHWQDQLITDHVRYNQIVNELQEAARSNLIFGLHVHVGMEDRKMAIHLANSARYFLPHVYALSTNSPFWEGRMTGYKSFRTKVFDKFPRTGIPETFESIEAYDNYVALLIKTNCIDNAKKIWWDLRVHPFFNTIEFRICDVPMTVMETIAITALFQGITAKLYKLRNKNMNYIQYQRALINENKWRASRYGIDGYLIDFGKEEETNTRALIYELLDFVDDVVDELGCRHAINYIPTMLERGTGADRQLKVYEETKSLPAVVDYIGGEFLSGT; from the coding sequence ATGGGTAACATTAATTATAAACAATTCACATTAGGTGTTGAAGAAGAATACATGGTGTATGATCCCATTACAAGGGAATTAAAAAGCCATGAACAGAAAATTGTAAGCGAAGGCCAAAAAGTAATTAAAGACAAAGTAAAGGCAGAGATGCACCAGGCTGTGGTGGAAGTTGGCACTGACATTTGCAAGGATATTGACGAAGCCTATGCAGATGTATCGCTGCTACGCAAAACCATTAGTGGTATTGCTGGCACCATTGGATTAAAAGTAGGAGCAAGTGGCACGCATCCCTTCAGTCATTGGCAGGATCAGCTCATCACCGATCATGTGCGTTACAATCAAATTGTAAATGAACTGCAGGAAGCTGCGAGAAGTAATCTCATTTTTGGCTTGCATGTTCACGTTGGTATGGAAGACAGGAAAATGGCGATTCACTTAGCCAACAGCGCAAGATACTTTTTGCCACACGTGTATGCACTCAGTACAAATTCTCCTTTTTGGGAAGGAAGGATGACGGGTTATAAATCGTTCCGCACAAAAGTGTTTGATAAATTTCCACGTACAGGTATACCAGAAACATTTGAAAGTATTGAAGCATACGATAATTATGTTGCGCTGTTGATCAAAACCAATTGCATTGACAATGCAAAGAAAATATGGTGGGACCTGCGTGTACATCCATTCTTTAATACAATCGAGTTTCGCATTTGTGATGTACCAATGACGGTGATGGAAACTATTGCGATCACTGCTTTGTTCCAGGGCATTACAGCCAAGCTATATAAGTTGCGGAACAAGAACATGAATTATATTCAATATCAACGTGCTTTGATCAACGAAAATAAATGGCGTGCAAGCCGTTACGGTATTGATGGCTATTTGATCGACTTTGGCAAAGAAGAAGAAACCAACACACGTGCATTGATCTATGAGCTTTTAGATTTCGTAGATGATGTGGTTGATGAACTAGGATGCAGGCATGCAATCAACTACATCCCTACTATGCTGGAGAGAGGCACTGGTGCCGACAGGCAATTGAAGGTATATGAAGAAACAAAAAGTCTTCCGGCTGTTGTGGATTATATAGGCGGAGAGTTTTTGAGCGGAACTTAA
- a CDS encoding ATP-grasp domain-containing protein: MKKIGILHGKERSFPTAFVERINSKNIPGIMAEPVRIDKVVQGVNNGYAVIIDRISQDVPHYRAYLKNEAITGTAVINNPFWWSADDKFFNNCLATKIDVPVPKTVILPSKETPDDTGDESFSNLAYPMDWEGMFNYIGFPAYMKPYAGGGWKNVYKLRNAEEFFEKHAETGQLVMLLQEEIVFEEYYRCYCIGRKHVRIMSYEPRNPHHLRYVADFQPSAEKLEMMTDIVLRINNYLGYDFNTVELALRDGVPYAIDFCNPAPDADLASVGQENFDWVVEAAASYAIERALEQKDGADNLTWGEYVKRGANKQPLY, encoded by the coding sequence ATGAAAAAGATCGGTATTCTTCATGGCAAAGAACGCTCCTTTCCCACTGCTTTTGTTGAAAGGATCAACAGTAAAAACATTCCAGGCATTATGGCGGAGCCTGTACGTATTGATAAAGTAGTACAGGGTGTCAACAACGGTTATGCTGTGATCATTGATCGCATTTCACAAGATGTACCGCATTACCGTGCCTATTTAAAAAATGAAGCCATTACCGGAACCGCTGTTATCAACAACCCGTTTTGGTGGAGTGCCGATGATAAGTTTTTTAATAACTGTCTTGCAACAAAAATTGATGTGCCTGTTCCAAAAACAGTGATCCTTCCTTCAAAAGAAACGCCTGATGATACCGGAGATGAATCGTTCAGCAACCTTGCTTATCCAATGGACTGGGAAGGCATGTTCAACTATATCGGTTTTCCTGCTTACATGAAACCCTATGCCGGTGGTGGCTGGAAAAACGTATACAAACTCCGGAATGCTGAAGAGTTTTTTGAAAAGCATGCCGAAACCGGACAGTTGGTAATGTTGTTGCAGGAAGAAATTGTGTTTGAAGAATATTACCGCTGCTATTGCATTGGCCGCAAGCATGTGCGCATTATGAGTTATGAACCACGCAACCCGCATCATTTGCGTTATGTGGCCGATTTTCAACCATCAGCTGAGAAGTTGGAGATGATGACAGACATTGTGCTCCGCATCAACAACTATCTCGGTTACGATTTTAATACTGTTGAATTAGCATTGAGAGATGGCGTTCCTTATGCAATTGATTTCTGCAACCCCGCTCCTGATGCTGATCTTGCAAGCGTAGGTCAGGAAAATTTTGATTGGGTAGTTGAAGCAGCCGCCAGCTATGCCATTGAACGTGCGCTTGAACAAAAAGATGGTGCAGATAATTTAACATGGGGAGAATATGTAAAACGTGGTGCAAACAAACAACCGCTTTATTAA
- a CDS encoding alpha/beta hydrolase encodes MLKEKMKHMVFESVLLKSELLERDVKVDMYLPTSVHDPANMSLLLINDGQDLPKMPFIEILEELYEQQKITPLFCVGIHCGADRKMEYGIASQADYLGRGAKAGAYTNFIFDELLPFLRSQYNVPHFKEKSFAGFSLGGLMAMDIVWNHPHEFSKVGVFSGSFWWRQKAYEDGYTDEADRIMHNQVRDGVAAPWLKFFFQTGLLDEKLDRNNNGIIDSIDDATDLIAELKKKGYSDEAIRYLEMEDGKHDVPTWAKAFPEFLEWGWGK; translated from the coding sequence ATGCTTAAGGAGAAAATGAAGCACATGGTATTTGAATCGGTGCTGTTGAAGTCGGAGTTGCTTGAACGGGATGTGAAAGTTGATATGTATCTCCCCACGTCGGTACATGATCCGGCAAACATGAGTTTATTGCTGATTAACGATGGTCAGGATCTTCCCAAAATGCCGTTTATTGAAATACTGGAAGAGTTGTATGAGCAGCAAAAAATAACGCCTCTTTTTTGTGTGGGTATTCATTGCGGTGCCGATCGTAAAATGGAATATGGTATTGCCAGCCAGGCCGATTATCTTGGTCGTGGAGCAAAAGCAGGAGCCTATACCAACTTTATTTTTGATGAGTTACTTCCCTTCTTACGCAGTCAGTATAACGTACCACATTTTAAAGAAAAATCATTTGCAGGATTTTCTTTGGGAGGTTTAATGGCAATGGATATTGTATGGAACCATCCGCATGAGTTTAGTAAAGTGGGTGTGTTTTCCGGTTCGTTCTGGTGGCGGCAAAAAGCATACGAAGATGGTTATACTGATGAGGCCGATCGTATCATGCACAACCAGGTGAGAGATGGTGTTGCTGCGCCGTGGTTAAAGTTCTTTTTCCAAACCGGATTACTTGATGAGAAACTTGACCGCAACAATAACGGGATCATCGATTCAATTGATGATGCAACAGACCTGATCGCTGAATTGAAAAAGAAAGGTTATAGCGATGAAGCCATCCGTTATCTTGAAATGGAAGACGGTAAACATGATGTGCCAACCTGGGCAAAAGCGTTTCCAGAATTTTTGGAGTGGGGTTGGGGGAAGTAG
- the glgB gene encoding 1,4-alpha-glucan branching protein GlgB produces MEAEKKYEDYHFVDTTKPVWNYSRFEGDDIANFQNGTNYRCDELFGSHVMEVLGTTGYYFAVWAPNATFVSVFGNFNEWNKESHPLFVRLDNSGIWEGFIPNLPQGSSYKYHIHGYAGQKLDKGDPYANYWEVRPNTASRTWQLEYEWQDAEWMEKRKEHNKLDAPWSVYEVHLASWMRPDKNNEEVYHSYDFFRDKLVNYVKELGFTHVELMPIMEHPFDGSWGYQGAGYFAPTSRYGTPQEFMKLVEAFHNEGIGVVLDWVPSHFPYDAHGLFMFDGTHTYEYADMRKGYHPDWNSYIFNYKRGEVKSFLISSAMHWFRKYHIDGIRVDAVSSMLKLNYSRTAGQWEPNEFGGDGNLEAIAFIKDLNETIFRDFPDVQTIAEEATDWPGVSKPTFGDGLGFGMKWMMGWMHDTLKYFKQDPLYRQFQQDQFTFSMMYYYDENFMLPLSHDEVVHGKSPMLYKMPGDEWQKFANLRLMYSYMFTHPGGKLLFMGNEFGATSEWNYKSELQWELLQFDSHNGVLECVKTLANLLKSEPALYENQFNKFGFEWVDLNRGAESVMVYRRKGKKPEDDILVVLNMTPVVRRDWKLHVQGKQNWTELFNSNDQKFWGTGDVFNPEVGVRVVDGQAGWYELNLHLPPLAAVLLK; encoded by the coding sequence ATGGAAGCTGAAAAAAAATACGAAGACTATCATTTTGTTGATACGACAAAGCCTGTCTGGAATTATTCCCGTTTTGAAGGGGACGATATTGCAAACTTTCAGAATGGTACTAACTATCGTTGCGATGAATTATTTGGTTCGCATGTAATGGAAGTACTTGGCACAACAGGTTATTACTTTGCTGTGTGGGCACCCAATGCCACGTTTGTTTCGGTGTTTGGCAATTTCAATGAATGGAACAAAGAGAGCCATCCATTATTTGTCCGTCTTGATAATTCAGGAATATGGGAAGGATTTATTCCCAATCTTCCACAAGGCTCTTCTTACAAATATCACATACATGGTTATGCCGGTCAGAAATTAGATAAGGGTGATCCTTACGCTAATTACTGGGAAGTGCGGCCCAATACTGCATCGAGAACATGGCAACTTGAATATGAGTGGCAGGATGCAGAGTGGATGGAGAAACGTAAGGAACATAACAAACTTGATGCGCCATGGAGTGTGTATGAAGTACACCTTGCCAGCTGGATGCGTCCGGATAAAAACAACGAAGAGGTTTATCATTCTTATGATTTCTTCAGAGATAAGTTGGTGAACTATGTAAAGGAGCTAGGCTTTACACATGTGGAGTTGATGCCTATTATGGAACACCCGTTTGACGGAAGTTGGGGTTACCAGGGTGCTGGTTATTTTGCACCAACATCACGTTACGGAACGCCGCAGGAGTTTATGAAACTTGTTGAGGCTTTTCACAACGAAGGTATCGGCGTGGTGCTCGACTGGGTACCATCTCATTTCCCTTATGATGCGCATGGACTTTTTATGTTTGATGGAACACATACCTACGAGTATGCCGACATGCGCAAAGGTTATCACCCGGATTGGAACAGCTATATTTTCAACTATAAACGTGGTGAAGTAAAATCATTCCTCATCAGCAGTGCTATGCATTGGTTCCGGAAATATCATATCGATGGCATCCGGGTTGATGCGGTATCGTCCATGCTCAAGCTTAATTATTCCCGTACAGCAGGGCAGTGGGAGCCAAATGAATTTGGCGGCGATGGAAACCTGGAAGCCATTGCTTTTATCAAAGATCTCAACGAAACCATCTTCCGTGACTTCCCGGATGTGCAGACAATTGCTGAAGAAGCAACGGATTGGCCCGGCGTAAGTAAGCCAACATTTGGTGATGGCCTCGGCTTTGGTATGAAGTGGATGATGGGTTGGATGCACGACACATTAAAGTACTTTAAGCAGGATCCGCTATATCGTCAATTCCAACAGGATCAGTTCACTTTCAGTATGATGTACTATTATGACGAAAATTTTATGTTACCTCTAAGTCATGATGAAGTGGTGCATGGAAAAAGCCCTATGCTGTACAAAATGCCGGGTGATGAATGGCAGAAATTTGCCAACCTAAGGTTGATGTACAGCTATATGTTTACCCATCCCGGCGGTAAGCTTTTGTTCATGGGTAACGAATTTGGTGCCACCAGTGAATGGAATTACAAGAGCGAATTACAATGGGAACTGCTTCAGTTCGATTCACATAATGGTGTGCTTGAATGTGTAAAGACTTTGGCCAATCTCCTTAAATCAGAACCTGCTTTGTACGAGAATCAATTTAATAAATTCGGGTTCGAGTGGGTTGATCTGAATCGTGGTGCTGAATCGGTAATGGTTTACCGAAGGAAAGGGAAAAAGCCTGAAGATGATATTTTGGTGGTCTTGAACATGACACCGGTTGTGCGGAGAGATTGGAAGCTACATGTGCAGGGAAAGCAGAACTGGACAGAGCTATTCAACAGTAACGATCAGAAATTCTGGGGCACAGGTGATGTGTTTAATCCTGAAGTTGGCGTTAGAGTGGTAGATGGTCAGGCCGGTTGGTACGAGCTAAACCTTCATTTACCTCCTTTGGCCGCAGTTTTATTAAAATAA
- a CDS encoding type 1 glutamine amidotransferase gives MAEVKQVRVAILDMYDGVANQGMRCIREILNSFADINVLDLSWDEFDVRGKCAVPDISSYDVFISSGGPGSPLESEGTDWENTFFKWVGDVKAWNDNPLNEQKKPVFFICHSFQLACRYFNVGNVCVRKSTAFGVFPVHFIGNATDEVVFGGLKDPFYAVDSRDYQVIQPDHKHLREIGATLLCIEKERPHVPFERAIMGVRFNQYMIGTQFHPEADAIGMSMYLQKEDKKKTVIDNHGFEKWKSMIEHLEDPDKILLTYSHILPNFLHHAVFSMDTVEA, from the coding sequence ATGGCAGAAGTAAAACAGGTACGTGTTGCAATATTGGATATGTATGATGGCGTTGCCAACCAAGGCATGCGCTGTATACGTGAAATACTTAACAGCTTCGCCGATATTAATGTATTGGATCTGAGTTGGGATGAGTTTGATGTGCGTGGTAAATGTGCAGTGCCTGATATTTCTTCCTACGATGTATTTATTTCTTCCGGTGGCCCGGGTAGTCCTTTGGAAAGCGAAGGCACAGATTGGGAGAATACTTTTTTCAAATGGGTAGGTGATGTAAAGGCGTGGAATGATAATCCATTGAATGAACAGAAGAAGCCGGTGTTTTTTATTTGCCATTCTTTTCAACTCGCCTGTCGTTATTTTAATGTCGGAAATGTTTGTGTACGGAAGTCGACTGCGTTTGGTGTATTCCCGGTTCATTTTATTGGTAATGCCACCGATGAGGTTGTGTTTGGCGGATTGAAAGATCCGTTTTATGCAGTTGACAGCCGTGATTACCAGGTGATACAGCCAGATCATAAACATCTCAGGGAAATCGGTGCCACTTTGCTATGCATTGAGAAGGAACGTCCGCATGTTCCGTTTGAACGTGCAATTATGGGTGTGCGTTTCAATCAATACATGATCGGTACACAATTTCATCCTGAAGCTGATGCTATTGGTATGAGCATGTACCTGCAAAAAGAAGATAAAAAGAAAACGGTGATCGATAATCATGGATTTGAAAAATGGAAAAGCATGATCGAGCACCTGGAAGATCCTGATAAAATTCTGTTGACCTACTCTCACATACTACCCAACTTTCTGCATCATGCTGTGTTTTCGATGGACACAGTAGAAGCATAA
- a CDS encoding TonB-dependent receptor — protein MLKIRKLLLAVLAMFFTLAVAAQVTTSNLAGVVLSDKKEPLVGATVVAKHQPTGSVYQTTTISRGAFTLSNIAPGGPYTIEVTFAGLQAQKQEEIYLNLGETFRLEFQLAPANVTLQEIVVTGSRTRSGAKGGMETNIGRDRLANLPTVGRQLTDFVRLTPQARVTYGGGISIAGQNNRYNQLMIDGAVNNDVFGISETGANGGQTGSPPISIDAIDGFQVGVSPYDVSLGNFTGGSINATTKSGTNKFTGSAYYIFRNQTLAGITPSGTKAAATKLPGFSAQTFGITLGGPIIKNKAFFFVSFERQDDERPQPFDATTFRVNTFRDTINLIRNKLSGFGYEPGDWENIPDLVVSNKIAAKLTFNLNTKNKLNVSYRYTGSERSLTTPSSSTTLRFFNGGYLFPSKTHSASIELLTNFTNNISNKALLTYTNVNDDRDALGKDFPRVTLNSINGTSYVFGTEEFSTGNQLIQNNVAFFDELKFRLGKGHELKAGVDLEFSNSYNLFIRQNYGSYTYNSALDWLNNAKPATYNRSFSLIDDKDGDGSNAAAKFNTLRMGIFVADQWDITNDFQLNYGVRLDNFEFLTIPNEDTFFNKYAIPQISLYHDLLGARSGRRPDAQMSISPRIGFTYNIREQKVRIKGGIGMFTGRIPLVWPGGAYNNTGVNVGGISLNSAAINALPSFTFRPDPFGQYDPQDVGQTFRPPSGQIDLIAANFKLPKVLKTSLGIEKELGNRWNLTVDLLYQKNINEVDYKNVFAYKGLTNILGQTTYLSNSTTYNRIDMNGTVAGSQNPYSEGIFLITNAKQKGFSYNFSVAVDKAFAKGWAANAIYSYGDSYSVFDGTSSQNNSNWRFMETSTGRSDLQMSRSDFAQLHRITVYASKKFSYLKDRFATTITAFYNGQSGSPYSYVYSRSLIYDRNGVNNETNDLIYVPRDLADWSRMAVPYTSGSTTYSVADQWTALDAYISKDKYLNSRRGQFAERNGSALPFSNIVDARIQQDFVLKTGNVNNKLSVIIDIFNFTNMLNRNWGRVYRTPGVDQYQLITIESTNYSSTLVNGQLKPNMTYRNLSNRTAGDILDVRSDAYNASRWRGQATIRYTF, from the coding sequence ATGCTAAAAATCAGAAAACTGCTGCTGGCGGTACTGGCAATGTTCTTCACACTTGCTGTTGCTGCACAGGTTACTACAAGTAACTTAGCCGGTGTTGTATTATCAGACAAAAAAGAACCTTTGGTTGGTGCAACCGTGGTTGCTAAACATCAACCAACCGGCTCTGTTTACCAAACTACCACTATTTCACGTGGTGCCTTCACGTTATCTAATATCGCTCCCGGTGGGCCTTACACAATTGAGGTAACTTTTGCTGGTTTACAGGCACAAAAACAGGAAGAAATCTACCTGAATCTTGGTGAAACTTTCCGTTTGGAGTTTCAACTAGCGCCTGCTAATGTAACCCTGCAGGAAATTGTGGTTACGGGAAGCCGTACAAGATCAGGCGCTAAAGGCGGTATGGAAACAAACATTGGAAGAGATCGCTTGGCGAACCTTCCTACCGTTGGTCGACAACTGACCGATTTCGTTAGATTAACTCCACAAGCACGTGTGACCTACGGCGGTGGTATTTCAATTGCAGGACAAAACAACCGATATAATCAATTGATGATTGATGGCGCTGTAAACAATGACGTATTTGGGATTAGTGAAACAGGAGCAAATGGCGGTCAAACAGGATCACCCCCCATTAGTATTGATGCAATTGACGGTTTTCAGGTGGGCGTGTCGCCTTATGACGTTTCGTTGGGTAACTTTACCGGCGGATCAATAAATGCAACAACCAAAAGCGGTACTAACAAGTTCACTGGTTCTGCTTATTACATTTTTAGAAATCAAACATTAGCAGGTATAACTCCATCAGGCACAAAAGCGGCAGCTACAAAATTACCAGGCTTTTCTGCGCAGACTTTTGGTATTACGCTGGGTGGCCCCATTATTAAGAATAAGGCTTTCTTCTTTGTTAGCTTTGAACGTCAGGACGACGAAAGACCGCAGCCTTTCGACGCAACTACTTTTCGTGTAAACACATTCCGTGATACTATAAATCTTATTCGTAACAAGCTCAGCGGATTTGGATATGAACCGGGAGATTGGGAAAACATTCCTGATCTGGTTGTAAGTAATAAGATTGCAGCAAAACTTACCTTCAATCTCAATACAAAAAATAAGTTGAATGTATCGTATCGTTATACTGGCTCTGAGCGTAGTTTAACAACGCCGAGCTCGTCAACCACGTTACGATTCTTTAACGGAGGTTATTTATTTCCAAGCAAGACGCATTCTGCATCTATTGAATTGCTGACAAATTTCACGAACAACATTTCAAACAAAGCATTACTCACCTATACTAATGTGAATGATGACAGAGATGCCCTTGGTAAAGATTTCCCACGTGTTACTTTGAATTCTATAAACGGAACTAGTTACGTTTTTGGAACAGAAGAGTTTTCAACAGGAAACCAATTGATTCAAAACAACGTCGCATTCTTTGACGAGCTAAAATTTCGTTTAGGTAAAGGCCATGAATTAAAAGCAGGTGTTGATCTTGAGTTTAGCAATTCTTACAATTTGTTTATTCGTCAGAATTATGGATCTTATACTTATAACAGCGCTTTGGATTGGTTGAATAACGCTAAACCCGCTACATATAACCGTTCTTTTTCTTTAATAGATGACAAAGATGGTGATGGTAGCAATGCTGCAGCAAAATTCAACACCCTCCGCATGGGAATATTTGTAGCGGACCAATGGGACATTACAAATGATTTCCAATTAAACTACGGCGTTCGTCTTGATAATTTTGAGTTCCTTACAATTCCGAATGAGGATACATTTTTCAATAAGTACGCAATTCCCCAGATAAGTTTATATCATGATTTACTGGGCGCAAGATCAGGAAGAAGACCAGATGCACAGATGAGTATATCTCCAAGAATAGGTTTTACCTATAACATCCGTGAACAAAAAGTTCGCATTAAAGGTGGAATAGGTATGTTTACAGGCCGTATTCCCTTGGTATGGCCTGGCGGGGCTTACAACAATACGGGTGTAAACGTAGGTGGAATTTCTCTGAACAGTGCAGCAATTAACGCACTTCCCAGCTTTACTTTCAGACCTGATCCATTCGGTCAATACGATCCCCAGGATGTTGGTCAAACTTTCAGACCACCAAGTGGCCAGATCGATCTCATTGCAGCTAACTTTAAACTGCCAAAAGTGTTGAAAACTTCATTAGGCATTGAAAAAGAACTGGGCAACAGATGGAATCTGACAGTTGATTTGTTGTATCAGAAAAATATAAATGAAGTTGATTACAAGAACGTATTTGCTTACAAAGGCTTAACGAATATACTTGGTCAAACGACATACCTTTCTAACAGTACTACCTATAACCGTATTGATATGAATGGAACTGTAGCAGGATCACAAAATCCTTATTCAGAAGGTATATTCCTTATCACAAATGCAAAACAAAAAGGCTTTTCTTACAACTTCTCCGTTGCAGTAGACAAGGCGTTCGCAAAAGGATGGGCAGCAAACGCTATATATTCTTATGGCGATTCTTATAGTGTATTTGATGGTACAAGTAGCCAGAATAATAGCAACTGGCGTTTTATGGAAACATCTACGGGAAGAAGTGATTTGCAAATGAGTAGAAGTGATTTTGCACAACTTCACCGAATTACCGTTTACGCTTCTAAAAAATTCTCTTATTTGAAAGACAGATTTGCAACTACCATTACTGCATTCTATAACGGTCAATCGGGATCACCATATTCATACGTTTACAGCCGTAGTCTTATTTATGACAGAAACGGTGTGAACAACGAAACTAATGATCTGATTTATGTTCCTAGAGATCTGGCTGACTGGAGCCGAATGGCAGTACCTTACACATCGGGTAGTACCACGTATTCAGTAGCCGATCAGTGGACTGCACTTGATGCTTACATCAGCAAGGATAAATATCTTAATTCACGGAGAGGCCAATTTGCTGAAAGAAATGGTTCGGCTTTACCTTTCAGTAACATCGTTGATGCAAGAATCCAGCAGGATTTTGTTTTGAAAACCGGAAATGTAAATAATAAGCTATCTGTTATTATCGACATTTTCAATTTTACAAATATGCTTAACAGAAATTGGGGGCGTGTATATCGAACACCGGGCGTTGACCAATATCAACTGATCACAATTGAGTCTACCAATTACAGCTCAACATTAGTTAATGGTCAATTGAAACCCAATATGACTTACAGAAATCTCAGTAATAGAACTGCGGGTGACATTCTTGATGTTAGAAGCGATGCTTATAACGCCTCTCGTTGGAGAGGTCAGGCAACTATCCGTTATACATTCTGA
- a CDS encoding tetratricopeptide repeat protein — translation MKTRLFITATTLLLSYCAIAQNRDSSNAVLQRAITAKQERRIQLAINLFETAVKYDTTNIDALKAMGEYGLESKNYRQAVDAYTRWHRLEPNNEATFQQLANLYFNLGRHKDALEFTSKWEKLHKDKPMHYISGMCHYYLEDYPQAINRLLHAAETDTANAVMYYTIGRSYLEMERYKQAIPYYQKAANADQKNARYLYEMAMVYYAIPDDKNAIATFELAAQRGWQQNADFFESLAYCYMNLGNFAKSTENLEKSLEKRPHSQTVRYALAESLYKGGRYKDAIDNWDMVLQTDNKNARALYMIGMAYQKMGQKDKGMALCDKAIEMDPSLNSLKQKKMDMGM, via the coding sequence ATGAAAACCCGGTTATTTATTACCGCAACCACATTACTCCTTTCTTACTGTGCAATTGCACAAAACAGGGACAGTTCCAATGCCGTTTTACAAAGAGCTATTACTGCCAAACAGGAGCGTCGTATCCAGCTGGCAATTAATCTTTTTGAAACAGCGGTAAAATACGATACCACCAATATTGATGCCTTAAAAGCAATGGGTGAGTACGGTTTGGAAAGCAAGAACTACCGCCAGGCAGTTGATGCTTACACCCGCTGGCACAGATTAGAGCCAAACAACGAAGCAACTTTTCAGCAATTAGCAAATCTGTATTTTAATCTTGGTCGCCATAAGGATGCCTTGGAATTTACATCTAAATGGGAAAAGCTGCATAAGGATAAACCTATGCATTACATCTCTGGCATGTGTCATTATTATTTAGAAGATTATCCGCAAGCCATTAACCGATTATTGCATGCAGCAGAAACAGACACAGCAAATGCAGTGATGTATTATACTATTGGCCGCAGCTATTTGGAAATGGAACGTTACAAACAAGCTATTCCTTATTATCAAAAAGCAGCCAATGCCGATCAAAAGAATGCACGTTATCTCTATGAAATGGCAATGGTGTATTACGCCATTCCGGACGATAAGAACGCCATTGCAACATTTGAACTTGCTGCTCAACGTGGCTGGCAACAAAATGCCGATTTCTTTGAAAGCTTAGCTTATTGCTACATGAACCTTGGCAACTTTGCAAAATCAACAGAGAACCTTGAAAAATCATTGGAAAAGCGTCCGCACAGTCAAACTGTTCGTTATGCATTGGCTGAGTCTTTATACAAAGGCGGCCGGTATAAAGATGCTATCGATAATTGGGACATGGTTTTACAAACAGATAATAAAAACGCCAGAGCTTTATATATGATTGGCATGGCCTATCAGAAAATGGGGCAGAAAGATAAAGGCATGGCGCTTTGCGATAAAGCAATTGAAATGGATCCATCTTTAAACAGCTTGAAACAGAAGAAAATGGACATGGGCATGTAA